In Brassica napus cultivar Da-Ae unplaced genomic scaffold, Da-Ae ScsIHWf_1230;HRSCAF=1757, whole genome shotgun sequence, the genomic stretch CTATCAAAATGAAATTAGATAACTCAAACTCATGTAATTgactttgattgttttttttgtcaaccatttACTTTGATAATATTCCTTTCTTTCTATTCATTTGCGTGGGGATATTTTCCTATAAactgattacaaaaaaaatatatatatttcaatctTGCTtacaaaaataagataatttatttgactaaatgaaaattttcctataaactgattacaagaaaaaaatattcaaatcttACTTACAGAAAAATATTCCAATCTtacttacaaaaataaaataattatttggcaactttttgtaaataaaatatagttaacAAAAGAATCtaacatacaaaaataaaataattgtttggctaaacgaaaattatatttttcgatCTTAATCCTTAACTAAaagttataagaaaaaaaaacaaaatatgaatttaattgcacaaaaaaagaagaaaaaatggtcAAGCAGACATGTTAACATGTACACTAGCGTTCATGACCGAATCACAAACCGGACAAGTTTGTAACAAAGCCGAACCACAAACGGTACACAAACACAAATGACGACAAGGTAACACCAACACACTCGCTTCTCTCTCACCACACCGCTTGCAACCACCACCAACCGCAGTAATAGCTCCACCACCTTCGACGCAACTTCCGCTGCTCGACTCCGCATCGTCTTCTGCAACGGTTGGTGCGATTGGTAACGTTTGGATTTGAGCCAGAACTTGGTCTAGGTTTGTTCGAAGGTTGTTAGCGTGTGCTTCGTTGGTTTGAGCCATCTCACGCCATATTTGGTTTTCAACGTAAAGACTCTTGACTCGCTCTTGTAATATCCAATTAAGATTTCTCATACGTACGATCTCGTCGTCTTTCTCTTTTAACTTCTTGGCTATCGCGTTTTGAACCGCAGACGCTAACATCCGCGTTTGCGTTCGCTGACGAGCTTCAACCTCTATTCTAAGCTTCTCCGTTTGTTGAGCTACGAACTGATCAATCTCCGACTGTTGTTGGTTTTGGATCTGAGACACGAGTTCAGCGTTTATCAACGATGAGGTTAAGCCAAAGGCACCGGACCTCCGTTTAACCGGAGACGCGAAATGAGCGTCTGAGTCAAGGTGACATCCTCTCGGACGTTTTGCGGACGGAGGAAGAACAGAGGATGAGTTGAAGTTGTAAGTGGGACCATTTTCTGATTTGTTGAAGCAAGCTTTAGCTAAAGGATCTACGGCGAGAGATTCACCGGTTACAAACGGAACTTCGCCGGCGGGGAGATGAAACTCGCCGTGGTTCATGTCTTGTTTGAGTTTAACACAATCTCTGCAAATAACACACAAAAATGATTATGGGAAACCCATTTGAAAAGGACCGAGAGAGCTTTAAAAAGAAGGACATCAAGAAGAGACCATTTCTtgtcaagaaaacaaaataaaaaccagTTTGTTAGAGTTTTGTTACCTGTCTGATAACAACTGAGGAGAGAAAATGTTCATGTGATGAGCTTCAACAGCCATTGATACTTCGTATAAAAAGCTCCgagagactatatatatatatatgattaaagAGAGAGGGAGGAGAGTTGTGGCGACTGGTGAAGAAATCCATGGGGGTTGGCTTTTATTTAAGGTGAGAGAAAAAgtcaaattatttaattttctataaataattgttttctatttttttctagtATGACTAGTTATTTAgacatatatatttagtttcttTAGAAAGAATTGtcaattctgtgaaagaaaaCAATTTTATGGTTATAATTACCATATTTGCTTCGTCGTCCTTATATGAATTACCATATTTGTTTGGTATGTTTTGGGTattattagatttagttttaataaaatagaaattctgGAAACAAAAGATTATGAGCTTAATCCGAATATTTACTTGcatatctatttatatatagagacaaaatatatgtgtatatgtgTTTCTGGAAATTCGCAATATTGGGttgtaaaaagaaacaaatctgtaatattttatagtatttctttttgttcttgATGCACTCATGCATGTTTCCTTGGCACACAAACGTATGGAACAGTATACCTTGACTAGTCAAAGCATCTTTATAATATCAGTATCTTATTCTGTGTTACTTCTAAActtaaaattagatatataagaaTGTAATACTATATAAAACTGTTTTCCAATCAAACATGTTAGTTCATTGTACTCTGTCtacattaattataatttaatctCCTTTTAGTCAACTAATATATATCTTATagattcttttccttttttggtgataaataaaattaacattCAATGATATTTAATACTAGAAAGTGTACggaaaatgataataaatattcACATTCTCGATTTTCAGTTTtactgatttaaaattttaaaccatctCAAAAGCTCTCGTCATGCAGTTGTAGTTACGAAACTCCATGGCATATCTGAGACCCGTGAACCTATACGTTTTTTATATTCTGAATTTCTGATAGCtgttactttttttcttttgcggtggtttatattttattttaatagttggCTATTTAAAATCCTAAACGAAAAAgcatttcaaaatatttttgtctttttaaataaaaaaaatgtttttgttagATATAACGATTTGTAATACTACATGTTGGGCATCATATGTATTCTTATAGAAATAATGATTAAATGCAactataaaaaactaaaaagagaaGATCGAATGCAACTGAATCTTATTCAGCATAACACAATTATTTTTGTCATGTCAGATACTCATTTTCTGAACAGATACCTATATGTCAAATCAATTGtcaaagaaaaatatgaagttttaagaTTATGCacacttattaaaaaatttgttttttattttaaaaatatcattaaaatataaattaaaaattattcaaccaatcatATATTACAAAATATCATTAGTTACAtagtttttgataaaattaaaaagtatattggtatataaaaatatcatctatttttaaaacatcaaaaaaatttaaaatattatttatttagaaacaaagagaaagagagtatATGACAGTAAAAAAACAGTCATGTTTTtcatttactaaaattatttacGACGAGCTCTCCATAGTGAAGATGCACGTGCAAAAAGTGTGGGTCCATAATGTGAAAATTGAAGCCACGTCTAAGTGGGGACCAAGCGAACCTTTCTGTTTCATTTCTTCGTGAAACTACACTGAAAAGTActatattttattagtattaaataaaattattgtttcgGTACCaccattttgtttgtttcttcatttGTAGTTTCACATCGCTTTCTAATCTATTAATCAATCCGTTCAtaaaagtaagatgttttagattttttacttgtccacaaatataaattttctatatgtttaagatatttttttatatttttaagaaacattaaataaaaatatttaaattaattaaatttattggtaaaaaattattggaaaatatataataaagtaaaaaaaataaattataaaaatttattgaatttttaataagCGTGAACATTTCTTTCTGGGAACAGAggaagtatttttttaattaataatgtattaataaatataatttaataaaaaggatTGAAAGAGAAAATCGGAATCATTCGATAATGTGTTTGTAGTACGGACAAGTAGGTGTTGTCATAACTCTGGTGATTTTCGCTGTGGGACAGGTCGaccacaaagaaaataaaaatctttattCTTCTTACATGCGGTGTCTTAtatctctttttaattattaatatttttaagtcgCTTGCGGATCTAGtgtataaaacttttttatatcAAGAAAGTATTAtgaatattttctaaaaagttaatatgaataatgtttAGAAAGCATAGGTTTCCGGAGTAAACCAAACTAGTAGACAAAGACATCTTCGGTtgtctaattttatttatttatcgtcttggtttgtattttatttcttatcaaCCAATTCGTTTGTCTAATTTTCCATATTGCTTCAGTGTCAGACACTACGCCCAACATCACCCCTATCTTAAGACTTGCTCACAGCTTTTTATCATTTTAGAATAGACTTATTTCGTCCCATTATACGTTTTCATATTCCATTTTAATTTATCTTGAATATAGTAGGTTTATAATAAATATCGATTTCATAAGTTAGACAAACGAACAAGATAGATGGAACATGCGTGGCTGAGTTCATGCTTTGAAGAAAACGTGACAGGATGATCAATAGACAATAATATAACTTAAAttgattttaccaaaaaaataaaatataacttacATTTATTCAGAATAAAGTTATGCAACTAGTGTGAAATGGATTTTCATTCCTAGAAATAGATTATTGTTGTCAACTgcatttgattttataaacatattattaatataatccCTTCACGTCACGGATAggtttttaaactaattaattttatttttcattgtttATATTGTCATATTACAGTTGAGCTTTTCATAGTTGCCAAAACAGTTGAgcttttcatatttgttttgttttgttttgttttatatgcTATGTGTTACGTATATTAGATAAAGACATTTATGTTTACATTCATATTATACATGTATTTCGCAacattacatttatatattatataaaagaggGAAATTACGAGAAAGTGGAAGAAAGATCAAAGATGTATAGTGTTGGAAAATCAAATTGGTCCATCCTTATCCACACCAACTACTGGTAGGTGGCAATCAGATTAATCCACAGCGGCTCGGTTGGATCACGGGTTTAACATTAATTTCGTTAGCTTGTATGAGTACGATATAACCCAACAAACTGTAAGAGTATAAAGTTAAATGAATTTGgcatagaaaataaaatgaatttggGTTTTCTGAAGAAGCGTTACATTGACGTAAAGACTGGACTAAAGCAACGTATGACTAAGGAAAACAGGAACATAGATAATGGTGTGACGACTCCTTAATAAAATGAATGAATGCAGGAAGACCTTAGctatattataagtttattaTACCTTGTTGATATACTTCAAAATCTAATCGCAAAGTAAAAGGTTGATCGCTCTtgctaaaaaagaaaaaagaagaagggagGGCATATATTATGTGAAGATTTTTATTGCACTCTTAGATACACTTGCAAATCGTAAAACTAATTAATGGGAACCGATCAGAACCTATGGCTAATTTGTCTGTATTATGATCATGACAGCATACACTTTACATAAAAACTTAATTAAAGTCCTATAAATGCTTAATCATGTGACATATTTATATATCACCTTTTTTCCTGATATTACTCTTTGAGATCAGATAAACAAGctttgttacaaaataattttcaactTCATTCCATTTAACAGCAAAATGAAATTTGGAATAAAACAATGCTATATTTTATTTCCTACTCCACTATGCAGTAGAAAAATCGATTACTCCATCAATGaacaatagttttatttttgtcattatttcattatttattttaaaatggaatAGGATTAAAGTAAAACTCAATTCTATTATCGAATTACtttattttgaagtaaaaataaagtaatacaTTGAAGT encodes the following:
- the LOC125596566 gene encoding E3 ubiquitin-protein ligase BOI-like, translated to MAVEAHHMNIFSPQLLSDRDCVKLKQDMNHGEFHLPAGEVPFVTGESLAVDPLAKACFNKSENGPTYNFNSSSVLPPSAKRPRGCHLDSDAHFASPVKRRSGAFGLTSSLINAELVSQIQNQQQSEIDQFVAQQTEKLRIEVEARQRTQTRMLASAVQNAIAKKLKEKDDEIVRMRNLNWILQERVKSLYVENQIWREMAQTNEAHANNLRTNLDQVLAQIQTLPIAPTVAEDDAESSSGSCVEGGGAITAVGGGCKRCGEREASVLVLPCRHLCLCTVCGSALLQTCPVCDSVMNASVHVNMSA